Genomic DNA from Streptomyces diastaticus subsp. diastaticus:
CCGGCAAAACCTCGGACCGTTCTTAGGTGAAACCCTAAATCCGCCGCCCATATGGTTCTGTCAAGATCGGGGCCTATCGCTGTCTCTCCTTGACGTGAGGGCGTGACAGGGACTTCGCACTCGTTTTTGAGAACCGCCATCCGTGCGGGTACGGACCGTGCGGTGACGGCTGGAAGGGCTGCCAGAATGCGACGCGCGCTGTGTCCCGTGGAAAACCTCTATGTCGGCCAGCGGAGCCGGGCCTTCCTCTCCTGCGTCCTGCGCGGGGACGTCGACGCCCCGACGCTGGCGAGGGCGTTCGACGCGCTCACGGCCGAGCACCCCACCCTGCGCTCCCGCATCGTCCCTGTGGCCGCCGGTCACGCCCTGGAACTCCTGCCGGAGGACGAGCGCCCGCGCCTGATCCTCAGGGACGGCGGGGAGGAGTCGTACGGGGAGGAACTCAACGTCCCGCTCCCGGTGGGCGGGCCGCTCAGCCGCGCGTCCCTCGTCACCACCGGGCCACGGACACGGCTTCTGACCATGACGATCGACCACACCGTCACCGACGGGCACAGCGCCATCACCCTCCTGAACGCGCTCTGGGACCGCTACCGCGACCTCGTCGGCACCGGTTCGGCCCAGACCCCGGCCGCCCCCGTCACCGAGGAGAGCTGGCCCCGGCCCGTCAGCGAACTGCTGCCCCCGGCCGACGCCGAGGACACCGAGAAGTACCTCCGGCGCCGTATCGAGGAGACGAGCGCCCACCCCGTCGAACTCCTCGCCTACGACACCCCTCGCGACGAGCCGGCCGACGCCGCCGCAGCGGCCCGGCACCGCGTCGAGGTCCGCCGGCTGGTCCTCGGAGCCGAGGAGACCACCCGGCTGCGCGCCGCCGCGCGTGACGCGGGCGTCACGGTGCACGGCCTCGTCGCCGCCGCCCTGATGACGGCGGTCCGCGCCCGCCTGGACGGCACGGGCCCGCGAATCCTGGGCTGCATGTCCCCCGTCGACCTGCGCTCACGGCTCAGCCCGCCCCTCGCGCCGTCCGTGATGGTGGCCTCCGTGACCTCGCACCTCCAGTCCGTCCCGGTCGCCGAGGACGCCGACCCGCTCGCCCTCGCCCGGGAGCTCGGCACACGCCTGCGCGCGTCCGTCGAGCGCGGCGACCACTTCCACGAGATGCGCATCATGCCGAGGGTCCCCGCCCACCCCGCCCTCCAGACGGGCTCGGTGATCGTGACCAACATGGGGGCGAC
This window encodes:
- a CDS encoding phthiocerol/phthiodiolone dimycocerosyl transferase family protein codes for the protein MENLYVGQRSRAFLSCVLRGDVDAPTLARAFDALTAEHPTLRSRIVPVAAGHALELLPEDERPRLILRDGGEESYGEELNVPLPVGGPLSRASLVTTGPRTRLLTMTIDHTVTDGHSAITLLNALWDRYRDLVGTGSAQTPAAPVTEESWPRPVSELLPPADAEDTEKYLRRRIEETSAHPVELLAYDTPRDEPADAAAAARHRVEVRRLVLGAEETTRLRAAARDAGVTVHGLVAAALMTAVRARLDGTGPRILGCMSPVDLRSRLSPPLAPSVMVASVTSHLQSVPVAEDADPLALARELGTRLRASVERGDHFHEMRIMPRVPAHPALQTGSVIVTNMGATAGPRFPEGVEGTDVRLVPARETYFPQAGRSPVMACVVSFDHRLAVELPHHTACFSPAFMRAFRDDVRSALLAFTQDAAPAPASTG